ACGTCGACTACCTGGTCCCCGGCATGCTCGCGCTCACCATGGCCTTCGGCCTGGAGGGCACGATGCTCTCCGTCACCCAGGACCTCAACAAGGGCGTCATCGACCGTTTCCGATCGATGCCCATGGCCAACGGGGCGGTGCTGGTGGGGCGTTCGGTGGCCGACATGCTCCAGTCGGCGCTGGGCCTGGCGGTGATCATCGCCGTCGCCTGCGCGCTCGGCTGGCGCGCGCACGGCGGGGTGTCCGGCTTCCTCGGCGCCGTCGGCCTCCTGCTGTTGTTCCGCTTCGCCATGCTCTGGATCGGCATCCACCTCGCGATGGTCGCGGGCAGGCCCGAGATGGTGCAGGCCGTGCAGATCCTGGTCTGGCCGGTGGGCTTCCTGTCCAACGCCTTCGCCACGCCCCAGTCCATGCCGGGCTGGCTCGGGACGGTCGTGGAGTGGAACCCGATGTCCCAGACGGCCACGGCGGTACGGGAGTTGTTCGGCGGACCGGGCGGTGAGCCGGGGCATGTGTGGGCGGCCGTGGTGTGGCCGGTGGCGCTGGTGGCGGTGTTCTTTCCGCTGGCGGTACGGCGGTTCGGGGCGCTGAGCAAGTAGTCCGGCAAGTAGTCCGGACGGTCGGGCGGGCCGCCCGGAAAGTCGTCGTGAGGAAGTGGGAACCCCGGCGCGGTGAGCGGTGTACCAGAGATGTCGGTGCATCGCGGACCGGGATCGGGGGACGGCATGGAGCGGGTCAGGGGAAGGGCGGCGGTCGTGGTGGCCGTCGTGCTGGGCTTGCTGGCCGTCATGGCGGCATGCACCCGGACGGACTCGGGCGGGCGGGTCTCCGCCTCTCAGGCAGTGGCGCCCGCCCGTATCCCGTCGGGGGCCGGGCTGCCCGGAGGGGCGGTCGATGTCGGGTTCGCCGCGGACGGCAGCGGGTTCGCGCTGCTCGCCGAGTGCGGGAAGAAGCGGTGCGTGCAGAGAGTCGCCGTGCTGGAGAAGGGTGCCGGGGCCTGGAGACTGGGGACCTCGCCGCTTCCGGACGTGACGGGCGACCTCGGCATCACCGCCGGACTCGTCGTCCTCGGACCCGGCCGCGCGCTGATCACCGAGGGCACATGGCCGCCACCGGAGCGCACGTGGTTCACCGGAGACGCGGGCGACAGCTGGCGAGAGGCGACCGCCGAGCCGACGGGCACCACGACGACGGTCCCCGAGGGCGCGGTCCTGGTCGAGAACTGCTCACGGCCCG
Above is a window of Streptomyces sp. NBC_00490 DNA encoding:
- a CDS encoding ABC transporter permease, giving the protein MSTYALTDSWTMTRRELAHWARQPVQVLVGLVFPVMLLLMFAYLVGGGRGVNGDYVDYLVPGMLALTMAFGLEGTMLSVTQDLNKGVIDRFRSMPMANGAVLVGRSVADMLQSALGLAVIIAVACALGWRAHGGVSGFLGAVGLLLLFRFAMLWIGIHLAMVAGRPEMVQAVQILVWPVGFLSNAFATPQSMPGWLGTVVEWNPMSQTATAVRELFGGPGGEPGHVWAAVVWPVALVAVFFPLAVRRFGALSK